One genomic window of Syntrophales bacterium includes the following:
- a CDS encoding DUF488 domain-containing protein — translation MPIKLFTIGFTKKNAEKFFTALRKAQVKRVLDIRLNNVSQLAGFAKRDDLRFFLKEICHAEYLHLPQCAPTKDILNEYKTNGGSWQAYVDRFIPLIRSRRIETILTPDLLDYGCLLCSEPTPEQCHRKLVAEYMKEKISNLTIIHL, via the coding sequence ATGCCTATTAAGTTGTTCACCATTGGATTCACAAAAAAAAATGCAGAGAAATTTTTTACCGCACTACGAAAGGCGCAGGTTAAGAGAGTCCTCGACATTAGATTGAATAATGTTTCCCAACTGGCTGGTTTTGCCAAGCGCGATGACTTGAGGTTCTTTCTGAAGGAAATCTGCCATGCCGAGTACTTACATCTTCCGCAATGTGCCCCAACGAAAGATATTCTAAACGAGTACAAGACGAATGGGGGAAGCTGGCAAGCGTATGTGGACAGATTTATCCCTCTCATCCGTTCGCGTAGAATTGAAACCATTTTGACTCCCGATCTTCTTGACTACGGGTGTCTGCTTTGCAGTGAACCGACTCCGGAACAGTGTCACCGGAAATTGGTGGCTGAGTATATGAAAGAGAAGATATCTAATCTTACAATCATTCATTTATGA